The bacterium genome includes a region encoding these proteins:
- the gcvP gene encoding aminomethyl-transferring glycine dehydrogenase, translating into MTDSLRDLENPTEFVRRHIGPGDADITKMLGVLGMGTLDELADKAVPAGIRSATPLRMGAGITEQAALAALRERAGKNKIYRSMLGMGYSGCHTPSVILRNILEDPGWYTAYTPYQPEISQGRLEALLNYQTMVMDLTGLDIANASLLDEGTAAAEAMTMCRAVSKNKSDAFFVSADCHPQTIEILRTRAEPLGIEVIVGDHRADALVKEPFGILVQYPGTNGSVDDFSALFKAAHAKGALAVVAADILGLALLVPPGEFGADIAVGSTQRFGLPMGFGGPHAAYFATREVYKRAMPGRIVGVSIDAEGNPALRLALQTREQHIRREKATSNICTAQVLLAVIAGMYAVYHGPEGLTRIAKRVHRLAAALAEGLARLGHQIIFDTFFDTIAVRPSDASADAVAARALGQKINLRRIDGETVGISLDETTRREDVEELWAIFAGGAHGLSFDEVEGAAADRIPEALRRKTPFLTHPVFHKYRAETEMLRYMQRLKEKDIALNRSMIPLGSCTMKLNATSEMLPVTWPEFAALHPFAPLDQAAGYRQMFSELEEMLADSTGYAAVSLQPNSGAQGEYAGLLVIREYHKSQGQGHRHICLIPSSAHGTNPASAVMAGFEVVVVKCDSEGNIDVADLREKAEAHAKDLAALMITYPSTHGVFEAAVTEICGIIHKNGGQVYMDGANLNALVGLCRPGEFGSDVSHLNLHKTYCIPHGGGGPGMGPIGVREHLAPFLPKHSVVPEAGPESGISAVSAAPWGSAAILPISWMYITMMGGEGLKKATQVAILNANYVARLLEPHFPVLYKGANGLVAHECIIDLRPLENSTGISNEDVAKRLMDFGFHAPTMSFPVPGTLMIEPTESESKEELDRFCEAMIAIREEIREVEDGKADPEKNVLKSAPHTIHDLAGEWPYPYSREQAAFPLPWLRENKYWPPVKRVNNPYGDRHLVCSCLPVESYAEQS; encoded by the coding sequence GGGCACGCTCGATGAACTGGCGGACAAGGCGGTGCCCGCCGGTATCCGCTCCGCCACCCCGCTCCGGATGGGAGCGGGCATCACCGAGCAGGCCGCCCTCGCCGCGCTCCGCGAGCGGGCGGGGAAAAACAAGATTTACCGTTCCATGCTCGGGATGGGCTATTCCGGTTGCCACACCCCCTCGGTCATCCTCCGCAACATTCTCGAGGACCCCGGCTGGTACACGGCCTACACCCCCTACCAGCCCGAGATTTCGCAGGGAAGGCTCGAGGCGCTTCTCAACTACCAGACGATGGTGATGGACCTGACCGGATTGGACATCGCCAACGCCTCGCTCCTCGATGAGGGCACGGCCGCCGCCGAGGCGATGACGATGTGCCGCGCGGTGAGCAAGAACAAGAGCGACGCCTTTTTCGTCTCCGCGGACTGCCACCCCCAGACGATCGAAATTCTCCGGACGCGGGCCGAGCCGCTCGGCATCGAGGTCATTGTGGGCGATCACCGCGCGGATGCGCTGGTCAAAGAGCCTTTTGGCATTCTCGTCCAGTATCCGGGAACCAATGGATCGGTGGATGATTTTTCGGCGCTCTTCAAGGCGGCGCACGCGAAAGGAGCCCTCGCCGTCGTGGCGGCGGACATTTTGGGGTTGGCGCTCCTGGTCCCGCCCGGGGAATTCGGTGCCGACATCGCCGTGGGGAGCACCCAGCGCTTCGGTCTTCCGATGGGTTTCGGCGGGCCGCACGCGGCCTACTTCGCCACCCGCGAGGTTTACAAGCGCGCCATGCCGGGACGGATCGTGGGCGTCTCCATCGACGCGGAGGGAAACCCGGCCCTCCGCCTCGCCCTCCAGACCCGCGAGCAGCACATCCGCCGGGAGAAGGCGACCAGCAACATCTGCACCGCCCAGGTCCTCCTCGCTGTCATCGCGGGCATGTATGCCGTCTATCACGGCCCCGAGGGCCTGACGCGCATCGCCAAAAGGGTGCACCGGCTCGCCGCCGCGCTGGCGGAGGGCCTCGCCCGGCTCGGGCACCAGATCATTTTCGATACCTTCTTCGACACGATCGCGGTCCGCCCCTCTGACGCCTCGGCGGATGCGGTGGCGGCCCGGGCGCTTGGGCAGAAGATCAACCTCCGGCGGATCGACGGTGAGACGGTAGGTATTTCGCTCGATGAAACCACCCGGCGGGAGGATGTCGAGGAGTTGTGGGCGATTTTCGCGGGCGGCGCCCACGGGCTTTCGTTCGATGAAGTGGAAGGCGCCGCCGCCGACCGGATCCCGGAGGCGCTGCGGCGGAAAACGCCCTTCTTGACGCATCCGGTGTTTCACAAGTACCGCGCCGAGACCGAGATGCTTCGCTACATGCAGCGGCTCAAGGAAAAGGACATCGCCCTCAACCGCTCGATGATCCCGCTCGGTTCGTGCACCATGAAGCTGAACGCCACGAGCGAGATGCTCCCGGTCACCTGGCCGGAGTTCGCCGCGCTCCATCCCTTCGCACCGCTCGATCAGGCCGCAGGCTACCGGCAGATGTTCAGCGAGCTGGAAGAGATGCTCGCCGACTCGACCGGCTATGCGGCGGTTTCGCTCCAGCCCAATTCGGGTGCTCAGGGCGAGTACGCGGGTCTCCTCGTCATCCGCGAATACCACAAGAGCCAGGGACAGGGGCACCGGCACATCTGCCTCATCCCGAGTTCGGCCCATGGGACGAACCCCGCGAGCGCGGTCATGGCCGGCTTCGAGGTCGTGGTCGTCAAGTGCGACAGCGAGGGGAACATCGATGTCGCCGATCTGAGGGAGAAGGCCGAGGCGCACGCGAAAGATCTCGCCGCCCTCATGATCACCTACCCCTCGACCCATGGCGTCTTCGAGGCGGCCGTGACCGAAATCTGCGGCATCATTCACAAGAACGGCGGCCAGGTGTACATGGACGGCGCGAACCTCAACGCCCTGGTCGGGCTGTGCCGCCCCGGCGAGTTCGGTTCGGACGTCTCGCACCTGAACCTGCACAAGACCTACTGCATCCCACACGGCGGCGGTGGACCCGGGATGGGCCCCATCGGCGTCAGGGAGCACCTTGCGCCGTTCCTGCCGAAGCACTCGGTTGTTCCGGAGGCGGGGCCCGAGAGCGGCATTTCGGCGGTGTCGGCCGCCCCCTGGGGGAGCGCGGCCATTCTGCCCATCTCCTGGATGTACATCACCATGATGGGGGGCGAGGGACTGAAGAAGGCGACCCAAGTGGCGATCCTCAACGCGAACTACGTGGCCCGGCTGCTCGAGCCGCACTTCCCCGTTCTCTACAAGGGGGCGAACGGCCTGGTGGCCCACGAGTGCATTATTGACCTGCGGCCCCTTGAGAATTCCACGGGCATCTCGAACGAGGATGTCGCGAAGCGGCTGATGGACTTCGGTTTCCACGCGCCGACGATGTCCTTTCCCGTGCCCGGCACCTTGATGATCGAGCCGACCGAGAGCGAGTCGAAGGAAGAGCTCGATCGCTTCTGCGAGGCGATGATCGCGATTCGCGAGGAGATCCGCGAGGTTGAGGACGGAAAGGCCGACCCGGAAAAAAATGTCCTGAAGAGTGCCCCCCACACCATTCACGATCTGGCCGGGGAATGGCCCTATCCCTATTCGCGCGAGCAGGCGGCTTTCCCACTGCCCTGGCTGCGGGAGAACAAATACTGGCCCCCGGTCAAGCGCGTGAACAACCCCTACGGCGACCGGCACCTGGTCTGCTCCTGTCTGCCGGTGGAAAGCTACGCCGAACAAAGTTAG
- a CDS encoding biotin/lipoate A/B protein ligase family protein, giving the protein MESTPVRFLDTGAAPGAWNMAVDEVLYTACQRALAEGAPPEKAPFVFRLYAWSPAALTLGRGQRAARDVHLEKLKEEGVDLCRRLTGGRAVLHDRELTYSVTGPAALLGEDVRQSYCRLSEGLAAGLRKLGAPAEIAPPLVPAYAAQPSCFATTSVHEIAVGGKKVVGSAQCRGGGAILQHGSILLRSPEERLARLLRARSGTAPPTGFATGLSDVLGREVGYEEAAAAVRAGMEEALGGPFVDVPLTPEEQSRTDALAQSRYASAAWTLAR; this is encoded by the coding sequence ATGGAAAGCACCCCCGTCCGCTTCCTCGACACGGGTGCCGCCCCCGGCGCCTGGAACATGGCGGTGGACGAGGTGCTCTATACTGCCTGCCAGCGGGCGCTGGCGGAGGGCGCACCGCCCGAAAAAGCCCCGTTTGTCTTTCGCCTTTATGCCTGGTCGCCCGCGGCGCTCACCCTCGGCCGCGGGCAGCGTGCGGCGCGCGACGTACACCTGGAAAAACTGAAAGAAGAGGGCGTTGACCTTTGCCGCCGCCTGACGGGGGGGCGGGCGGTGCTGCACGATCGGGAGTTGACCTACTCCGTGACCGGTCCCGCGGCGCTCCTGGGAGAAGATGTGCGGCAGAGCTACTGCCGCCTGAGCGAAGGGCTGGCCGCCGGCCTCCGGAAGCTCGGGGCACCGGCCGAGATCGCCCCGCCGCTGGTCCCGGCCTACGCTGCGCAACCCTCCTGTTTCGCCACCACCTCGGTGCACGAGATCGCCGTCGGCGGAAAGAAAGTGGTCGGCAGCGCCCAGTGCCGCGGCGGCGGTGCCATCCTCCAGCACGGGAGCATCCTCCTTCGCTCGCCCGAGGAGCGGCTCGCGCGCCTGCTCCGCGCGCGGAGCGGGACAGCGCCCCCCACCGGCTTTGCCACCGGGCTCAGCGATGTCCTCGGCAGAGAGGTCGGCTACGAAGAAGCAGCTGCGGCCGTGCGGGCGGGAATGGAGGAGGCGCTCGGAGGGCCTTTCGTGGATGTGCCGCTGACCCCCGAGGAGCAGAGCCGGACCGATGCGCTCGCCCAGTCGCGCTACGCCAGCGCCGCCTGGACGCTCGCCCGCTAG
- a CDS encoding PHP domain-containing protein, with product MADLHVHSSASDGCDAPRRVIERAAALGIAVISLTDHDTVAGLAEGRTEAARRGVTFIDGIELSAMHEGRLIHLLGHFIGPDYSPLLAQTARYGNLRKDRMDKMIAKLCALGIAIDAADFYARYGERNVGRGQLSSYLMEKKFFPTKEGVFASVLGPEGPAYVSFDMLTPEAAIRLIAEAGGAATFAHPNLSGADDLIPAMVEAGLAGIETGHPSQVESSRAHYRAIALRHDLVEMGGSDCHGAVPGPERLGEHCLPLGRVEALRARAGVSA from the coding sequence ATGGCTGATCTTCACGTCCATTCGAGTGCATCCGACGGCTGCGACGCTCCCCGGCGCGTCATCGAGCGGGCGGCGGCTCTCGGTATCGCCGTCATCTCGCTGACGGATCACGACACGGTGGCCGGCCTGGCCGAAGGGCGCACAGAGGCCGCGCGCCGAGGAGTAACCTTCATTGATGGCATCGAGCTTTCCGCCATGCACGAAGGACGCCTGATCCACTTGCTGGGACATTTCATCGGTCCGGATTATTCGCCCCTGCTTGCGCAGACCGCGCGCTACGGGAACTTGCGGAAAGACCGGATGGACAAGATGATCGCGAAGCTCTGTGCGCTCGGGATTGCGATAGATGCGGCGGATTTTTACGCCCGCTACGGGGAGCGGAACGTCGGGCGCGGCCAGCTCTCCTCCTATTTGATGGAGAAGAAATTCTTCCCCACAAAGGAGGGGGTGTTTGCGAGTGTCCTGGGGCCGGAGGGGCCGGCCTATGTCAGCTTCGACATGCTGACGCCCGAGGCGGCGATCCGTCTCATCGCCGAGGCGGGTGGGGCCGCCACGTTCGCCCATCCCAATCTGAGCGGGGCGGATGATCTGATTCCCGCGATGGTCGAGGCGGGCCTCGCGGGGATCGAAACGGGCCATCCCTCCCAGGTTGAGAGCTCGCGGGCACACTACCGTGCGATCGCCCTGCGGCATGACCTGGTGGAAATGGGGGGCTCCGACTGCCACGGCGCGGTGCCCGGCCCCGAGCGCCTGGGGGAGCACTGCCTTCCGCTCGGCCGGGTAGAGGCGCTGCGCGCGCGGGCAGGGGTGTCCGCCTAG
- a CDS encoding WYL domain-containing protein — protein sequence MALRDQFLRRWQILRVLEGSGSWTAAELLDQIASNAGPARGKKSPQLWSLRTLQRDLNHLIRAGFPVKGVRKGQKMRYCLAEDYLASVPGPFRPSQWAALYYGLNAMREVPGSPLREEPLGPSVSELFARLRDIVPPALRAYADAIEGRYAGVVGSLREQNRLRRIADALGKAIEGRRPVRLLAAGPQGQRRRWGRVDPYLVRFFAGGFYLLGSDSATGRIDAWPLDGIGSVRVAPGAFQMPLGMDLEAALQERVRRAQGAGAEVRIRFTSSAAVPAIAAYLEEAFGPARVVRSPGRRAREVIAQVADMAGFCRWLLSFGSEAEIVSPREVRQKMAQELESALERYRRSGNTSSRSGSA from the coding sequence ATGGCACTTCGCGATCAGTTTCTCCGGAGGTGGCAGATTCTTCGGGTATTGGAGGGGAGCGGGAGCTGGACGGCGGCGGAGCTCCTCGATCAAATCGCCTCCAATGCGGGGCCCGCTCGGGGGAAAAAATCCCCGCAACTGTGGAGCCTTCGGACGCTGCAGCGCGACCTGAATCACCTGATCCGGGCCGGTTTTCCCGTCAAGGGGGTGCGGAAAGGGCAGAAGATGCGGTATTGTTTGGCCGAAGACTACCTGGCCTCGGTCCCTGGACCGTTTCGTCCCTCGCAGTGGGCGGCGCTCTACTACGGACTCAACGCCATGCGGGAGGTGCCTGGAAGTCCTCTCCGTGAAGAGCCGCTCGGGCCGAGTGTCAGCGAGCTGTTCGCCCGGCTGCGGGACATTGTTCCTCCCGCGCTCCGGGCCTACGCGGATGCCATCGAGGGGCGCTATGCCGGCGTCGTCGGCTCTCTTCGCGAGCAGAACCGCCTCAGACGGATCGCCGATGCCCTCGGCAAGGCTATCGAGGGGCGGCGGCCCGTGCGGTTGTTGGCTGCGGGTCCCCAGGGCCAGCGCCGGAGATGGGGCCGGGTGGACCCTTACCTGGTCCGGTTTTTCGCCGGGGGGTTTTATCTCCTGGGCAGCGATTCGGCCACCGGGCGAATCGACGCTTGGCCGCTCGATGGGATAGGGTCTGTCAGGGTGGCCCCGGGCGCCTTCCAGATGCCACTCGGGATGGACCTCGAGGCGGCGCTGCAAGAGCGCGTGCGCCGGGCGCAGGGAGCGGGCGCCGAGGTGCGGATTCGGTTTACTTCGAGCGCCGCGGTACCCGCCATTGCCGCCTATCTGGAAGAGGCATTCGGCCCGGCGCGGGTGGTGCGCTCGCCGGGGCGCCGGGCGCGGGAAGTCATCGCCCAGGTGGCGGATATGGCCGGGTTTTGCCGCTGGCTGCTCTCCTTCGGGTCGGAGGCCGAGATCGTCTCTCCCCGGGAGGTCCGCCAGAAGATGGCGCAGGAGTTGGAAAGCGCTCTGGAGAGATACCGCAGGAGCGGGAACACTTCTTCCCGTTCGGGATCGGCTTGA
- a CDS encoding DUF507 family protein: MRLRKEMIERISGRIIGRLEKRELIELLDTPAGRLQARLASVIEEDMMVEDRLNEEVKEILRDHQDEMDQDNIDYSRLFTMIKTKLARERNLVL; this comes from the coding sequence ATGCGTCTGCGGAAAGAGATGATCGAGAGAATTTCCGGGAGGATTATCGGACGTCTCGAAAAGCGCGAGCTCATCGAACTTCTCGATACGCCGGCGGGCAGGCTTCAGGCGAGGCTCGCCAGCGTGATTGAGGAAGATATGATGGTCGAGGACCGCCTCAACGAAGAGGTGAAGGAAATTCTTCGCGATCACCAGGACGAGATGGACCAGGACAATATTGACTACAGCCGCTTGTTCACAATGATCAAGACCAAGCTCGCCCGCGAGCGCAATCTGGTGTTGTAA
- a CDS encoding DUF507 family protein, with amino-acid sequence MKLNREKINHLTNLIVKELERADEVEFHADTQDIRTNVFRAIHDELAIDDEIDEEVRRILSSYSSRLAEGTRDWDILYNKHYEQEAQRRGL; translated from the coding sequence ATGAAGTTGAACCGTGAAAAGATCAACCATTTGACCAATCTCATCGTCAAGGAATTGGAGCGGGCGGATGAGGTGGAGTTCCACGCCGACACGCAGGATATCCGCACGAACGTCTTTCGCGCGATTCACGATGAACTTGCGATAGACGATGAGATTGACGAGGAAGTGCGCCGGATTCTCAGCAGCTACTCCAGCCGTCTCGCGGAAGGAACCCGCGACTGGGACATCCTCTACAACAAACACTACGAACAGGAAGCTCAAAGGCGCGGTCTTTAA
- the coaE gene encoding dephospho-CoA kinase (Dephospho-CoA kinase (CoaE) performs the final step in coenzyme A biosynthesis.), protein MLRVGLTGGIASGKSTVSRMLSDRGVPLIDADLLARELVVPGTDGLAEVAAAFGKDVLAADGTLDRKKLGARVFADPEERKRLEAILHPRIQKEQHRRLDVLEAAGAAAFAVVDAAVMIESGGWSRFDVLVVVNCTEAQQLERLMARDGIGLLAARHRLLSQMPLAEKVKLADRVVDNSGTIAETEAQVEELVAWLGEMAATQGGEKNGEGD, encoded by the coding sequence GTGTTGCGCGTTGGGCTCACCGGTGGCATCGCCAGCGGCAAGAGCACCGTCAGCCGGATGCTGTCCGACCGGGGAGTGCCCCTCATCGACGCCGATCTGCTGGCCCGTGAATTGGTGGTGCCCGGAACAGATGGCCTGGCCGAGGTGGCGGCTGCGTTCGGCAAGGACGTTTTGGCCGCGGACGGGACCCTGGACCGGAAAAAACTGGGCGCGCGCGTCTTCGCCGACCCGGAGGAGCGCAAGCGTCTTGAGGCGATCCTTCATCCGCGGATTCAGAAGGAGCAGCACCGCCGGCTCGATGTGCTCGAGGCGGCTGGAGCGGCCGCCTTCGCCGTGGTGGATGCGGCCGTCATGATCGAATCGGGCGGGTGGTCGCGGTTTGATGTCCTGGTGGTGGTCAACTGCACCGAGGCGCAGCAGCTTGAGCGGCTGATGGCGCGCGATGGGATTGGCTTGCTGGCCGCCCGCCACCGTCTTTTGTCGCAGATGCCTTTGGCGGAGAAGGTGAAACTGGCCGACCGCGTTGTCGACAATAGCGGGACAATCGCCGAAACCGAAGCCCAGGTGGAGGAATTGGTGGCCTGGCTGGGGGAAATGGCCGCCACACAGGGCGGAGAAAAAAATGGCGAAGGGGATTGA